Proteins encoded in a region of the Puniceibacterium sp. IMCC21224 genome:
- the argH gene encoding argininosuccinate lyase yields MSDTTSNQMWGGRFAAGPDAIMEAINASIGFDQRMAAQDIAGSRAHAAMLASTGIVQASDVDAIRKGLLTVLSEIEGGTFEFSTALEDIHMNVEARLTALIGDPAGRLHTARSRNDQVATDFRLWVRDQLDAAEQGLKALIRALLGQAEAGADWVMPGFTHLQTAQPVTWGHHMMAYVEMFGRDLSRVRDARKRMNESPLGAAALAGTSFPIDRQMTAEALGFDRPMANSLDAVSDRDFALEFLSCASICAMHLSRFAEELVIWSSAQFRFVTLSDRFSTGSSIMPQKKNPDAAELIRAKIGRIFGANVALMMVMKGLPLAYSKDMQEDKEQVFDAADNLMLALAAMEGMVRDMSANRDSLEVAAASGFSTATDLADWLVRVLDLPFRQAHHVTGALVALAEKQGCDLPELTLSDMQAVHAGITDAVFEVLGVQNSVASRTSYGGTAPVRVREQVARWQESLG; encoded by the coding sequence ATGTCTGACACAACCTCGAACCAGATGTGGGGCGGCCGCTTTGCCGCTGGCCCGGATGCGATCATGGAGGCGATCAACGCCTCGATCGGATTCGATCAGCGGATGGCGGCACAGGATATCGCCGGATCAAGGGCCCATGCCGCCATGCTGGCATCCACGGGCATCGTGCAGGCTAGCGATGTCGACGCGATCCGGAAAGGCCTGCTCACGGTCTTGTCAGAGATCGAGGGCGGAACCTTTGAATTTTCCACCGCGCTCGAAGATATCCACATGAATGTGGAGGCGCGATTGACTGCGCTGATCGGCGATCCCGCAGGGCGGTTGCATACTGCGCGGTCGCGCAACGATCAGGTGGCGACCGATTTTCGCCTCTGGGTCCGTGATCAGTTGGACGCGGCCGAACAGGGGCTGAAGGCACTGATCCGGGCGCTGCTGGGTCAGGCCGAAGCTGGCGCGGATTGGGTTATGCCCGGCTTCACCCATTTGCAAACCGCACAACCGGTGACCTGGGGCCACCACATGATGGCCTATGTCGAAATGTTTGGCCGCGATCTGAGCCGGGTCCGCGATGCCCGCAAGCGGATGAATGAATCGCCCTTGGGGGCGGCGGCCCTTGCCGGTACGTCGTTCCCCATCGACCGGCAGATGACAGCCGAGGCGCTGGGCTTTGACCGTCCGATGGCGAATTCCCTTGATGCAGTGTCGGATCGTGATTTCGCGCTGGAGTTCCTGTCCTGCGCCTCGATCTGCGCCATGCACCTGTCGCGCTTTGCCGAAGAACTGGTGATCTGGTCCTCGGCGCAATTCCGCTTTGTCACGCTGTCTGATCGGTTCTCGACCGGGTCGTCGATCATGCCGCAGAAAAAGAACCCCGACGCCGCTGAACTGATCCGCGCCAAGATCGGGCGTATCTTTGGTGCCAACGTGGCGCTGATGATGGTGATGAAGGGGCTGCCACTGGCCTATTCCAAGGACATGCAAGAAGACAAGGAACAGGTCTTTGATGCCGCCGACAACCTGATGCTGGCGCTGGCCGCGATGGAGGGGATGGTCCGCGATATGTCCGCCAACCGCGATAGCCTCGAGGTGGCTGCCGCCAGCGGTTTCTCGACCGCGACGGATCTGGCCGACTGGCTGGTGCGCGTGCTTGATCTGCCATTCCGTCAGGCGCATCATGTGACTGGCGCATTGGTCGCGTTGGCGGAAAAGCAGGGCTGCGATCTGCCGGAACTGACGCTGAGCGATATGCAGGCTGTACATGCGGGGATCACTGACGCAGTGTTCGAGGTGCTGGGTGTACAAAATTCCGTCGCCAGCCGCACCAGTTATGGCGGTACAGCCCCGGTGCGCGTGCGCGAACAGGTGGCCCGCTGGCAGGAGAGTCTGGGATGA
- a CDS encoding LeuA family protein — translation MTDTPENGRWPSPFNAEANHSITPDRKILFADCTLRDGEQQAGLVLNRSEKITIAKALDALGVHEIEAGTVASSDEDRAAIEELAGMGLRPHISVLCRGMEKDIDDAKALGCWGVRLSFPVSPIERKYKLKGIADDAYLARAKELTHYAKDKGLYVVFSPYDTTRADLPFLRRFVREMEAEGTIDRLRIVDTTGCALPGAITRVVSEIREHAPTMPLEIHCHNDFGLACANTLAGLEAGADYVSGTINGIGERSGNVANEEVAMALEVLYGYSTGLDLKRFTETSKLIEDLTRVKLSVNKPVVGQNSFRHEAGMVIAGLLKNPYTAEAYDPSLVGQQRSIVVGKKSGLASIAHKVDTLGLTVSEDQFPAILQKVKETSVSRHGPVTDDEFREIALAAG, via the coding sequence ATGACCGACACACCCGAAAACGGCCGCTGGCCCAGCCCGTTCAACGCCGAAGCGAACCACAGCATCACGCCTGACCGGAAAATCCTGTTCGCTGACTGCACCCTGCGCGATGGCGAACAACAGGCCGGTCTGGTACTGAACCGGTCCGAAAAGATCACGATCGCCAAGGCATTGGACGCGCTGGGCGTGCATGAGATCGAGGCGGGCACCGTTGCCAGCAGCGACGAAGATCGCGCCGCCATCGAAGAACTGGCCGGGATGGGTCTGCGTCCGCATATCAGCGTCCTCTGCCGTGGCATGGAAAAGGATATTGACGATGCCAAGGCATTGGGATGCTGGGGTGTCCGGCTCAGTTTTCCGGTCAGCCCGATTGAGAGGAAATACAAGCTCAAGGGGATAGCCGATGACGCCTATCTGGCCCGCGCCAAAGAGCTGACCCATTACGCCAAGGACAAGGGGCTTTACGTTGTGTTCAGCCCCTATGACACCACCCGCGCCGATCTGCCGTTTCTGCGGCGCTTTGTGCGCGAGATGGAGGCCGAAGGCACCATTGACCGTCTGCGAATCGTTGACACAACTGGCTGTGCGCTGCCCGGCGCAATCACGCGCGTCGTCAGCGAAATCCGCGAACATGCGCCGACCATGCCGCTCGAAATTCATTGCCACAACGATTTTGGCCTGGCTTGTGCAAACACTTTGGCGGGCCTCGAGGCCGGGGCGGATTACGTCTCGGGAACGATCAACGGGATCGGAGAGCGTTCGGGCAATGTTGCCAACGAAGAGGTCGCGATGGCGCTTGAGGTGCTGTATGGCTATTCCACCGGCTTGGATCTAAAGCGATTCACTGAAACATCGAAGCTGATCGAAGATCTGACGCGGGTCAAATTGTCGGTGAACAAACCCGTCGTCGGTCAGAATTCGTTTCGCCATGAGGCCGGGATGGTGATCGCCGGATTGCTGAAAAACCCCTACACCGCCGAGGCATATGATCCGTCCCTTGTCGGGCAGCAGCGTTCAATCGTGGTCGGTAAGAAAAGCGGCCTGGCATCCATCGCCCACAAGGTCGACACGCTGGGCCTGACGGTCAGCGAAGATCAGTTTCCCGCGATCCTTCAGAAGGTCAAGGAAACGTCGGTCAGCCGTCACGGCCCGGTCACGGACGACGAATTCCGGGAAATTGCACTGGCCGCTGGTTGA
- a CDS encoding LysR family transcriptional regulator, whose product MSLSERHLRAFVAVARYGSVTRAASALNMTQPGVTQAIKTLEQIVSVVLFDRSPKGVSLTRAGRDFLKTAERLAEELERAVTNLQSAATMDHGHVTVAGVPSITSGFLPMMVAEFQSAHPGIKVLIYDGMASTIADMVRDGTCDLGLTSLAPGEHDLATDPMAEDDLIMLCPRGHPLSLSSAVDWAALAQYPFIAVTRQSPVRRLIEDGFVRAGQVMSAEYEVGHITTIGAMVAEGLGLSVIPRLSLSLVQSRDLIGRPLTPRAFRALDLVRLPARALSPAAQAFRDHLVANRDRLTPHRPVKVNQRPVQFPGIRRP is encoded by the coding sequence ATGTCGCTGTCTGAACGTCATCTCAGGGCCTTTGTCGCGGTGGCGCGCTATGGCTCTGTCACGCGCGCCGCGTCAGCCCTTAACATGACCCAGCCCGGCGTGACGCAGGCCATCAAGACGCTGGAGCAGATCGTCAGCGTGGTCCTGTTCGACCGCAGCCCAAAAGGAGTCAGCCTGACACGGGCCGGGCGCGATTTCCTGAAAACCGCCGAACGCCTGGCCGAGGAACTGGAACGCGCGGTGACCAATCTGCAATCGGCAGCAACGATGGATCATGGGCATGTGACCGTGGCCGGAGTGCCGTCGATCACCTCGGGGTTTCTGCCGATGATGGTGGCGGAATTTCAGTCCGCCCATCCCGGCATCAAGGTGCTGATTTACGATGGCATGGCGTCGACCATCGCCGACATGGTGCGGGATGGAACCTGCGATCTGGGCCTGACCAGCCTTGCGCCGGGGGAACACGATCTGGCGACCGATCCAATGGCCGAAGATGATCTGATCATGTTGTGCCCGCGCGGGCACCCCCTGTCCCTCTCGTCGGCCGTTGATTGGGCCGCATTGGCGCAATATCCCTTTATCGCGGTCACCCGGCAATCGCCGGTACGGCGGTTGATCGAAGACGGATTTGTCCGTGCCGGGCAGGTCATGAGCGCGGAATACGAAGTCGGCCACATCACCACCATCGGCGCGATGGTCGCCGAAGGGCTGGGCCTGTCGGTGATCCCGCGACTGTCACTTTCGCTGGTACAATCGCGCGACCTGATCGGGCGACCACTGACGCCACGGGCGTTCCGCGCGCTTGATCTCGTCCGGTTGCCTGCGCGCGCGCTATCCCCCGCGGCGCAGGCCTTTCGCGACCATCTGGTGGCCAACCGGGATCGGCTAACGCCGCACCGCCCGGTCAAAGTCAACCAGCGGCCAGTGCAATTTCCCGGAATTCGTCGTCCGTGA
- a CDS encoding extensin family protein — MRFYLWFLVVVSLTGPVFSKAPEVSIRPILRGGAAPVEADNVLATPSLAKIRPHLRPIQTKGVLADNLAQALALQNLPAYVAVPQSETEAERLAFATLSPQAIGSALRPSLRPKSMVEKVMAKRRARQKGAVCGDPDLQGEAVGYVPGRINGCGIKDAISLRSVSGVPLSQHAQIDCTTAKALKTWVNKGLKPAVGSRGGGVLGLRVAAHYACRPRNNQSGAKISEHGRGRAIDISGVTLRDGSEITVLGGWGSKRDGAVLRKMHKAACGPFGTVLGPQSDRFHQDHFHFDTARYRSGAYCR, encoded by the coding sequence ATGCGGTTTTACTTGTGGTTTCTAGTGGTTGTGTCGCTGACAGGCCCGGTTTTCTCAAAGGCACCAGAGGTGTCGATACGACCGATCCTGCGGGGTGGCGCGGCGCCGGTTGAAGCGGACAACGTGCTTGCCACCCCCTCACTGGCGAAAATCCGCCCTCATTTGCGTCCGATCCAGACCAAAGGTGTGCTGGCAGATAACCTCGCTCAGGCGCTGGCGTTACAAAATTTGCCCGCCTACGTGGCGGTGCCGCAATCCGAAACCGAGGCCGAGCGGCTGGCCTTTGCCACCCTGTCGCCACAGGCCATCGGTAGCGCTCTGCGCCCGTCGTTGCGGCCCAAGTCGATGGTGGAAAAGGTCATGGCCAAACGGCGCGCGCGCCAAAAAGGCGCGGTTTGCGGTGACCCCGACCTACAGGGCGAAGCCGTTGGCTATGTTCCGGGCCGGATCAATGGCTGCGGTATCAAGGACGCGATCAGCCTGCGCTCGGTCTCGGGTGTGCCGCTTAGCCAGCATGCGCAGATCGATTGCACTACGGCCAAGGCCCTCAAGACCTGGGTGAACAAGGGGCTGAAACCTGCGGTTGGCAGCCGGGGTGGTGGTGTCCTTGGGTTGCGGGTGGCGGCGCACTACGCCTGCCGTCCGCGCAACAACCAGAGCGGTGCCAAGATTTCGGAACACGGTCGCGGGCGGGCCATCGACATTTCGGGTGTGACGCTGCGCGACGGATCTGAAATCACCGTGCTGGGCGGCTGGGGGTCGAAACGCGATGGCGCAGTTCTGCGCAAGATGCACAAGGCGGCCTGCGGGCCGTTCGGCACCGTTCTCGGGCCACAGTCAGATCGGTTCCATCAGGACCATTTCCATTTTGATACAGCGCGTTACCGCAGCGGTGCCTACTGCCGGTGA
- a CDS encoding DUF2834 domain-containing protein, whose translation MPLRYIWLALALWGAVHPMYWFISFLAHNGGSMNALIEAWYVNASATGLAWDRIIAAIVLTLWAIAEVSVRRNWPALIAIPVTFCIGVGCGLPLYLYFRSRPIG comes from the coding sequence ATGCCTTTGCGGTACATTTGGCTGGCGCTGGCGCTTTGGGGCGCGGTGCATCCGATGTACTGGTTCATCAGCTTTCTCGCCCATAATGGCGGGAGTATGAACGCGCTGATCGAGGCCTGGTATGTCAATGCCTCGGCGACGGGACTTGCCTGGGATCGGATCATCGCCGCCATTGTCCTGACGCTTTGGGCGATTGCCGAAGTGTCCGTGCGGCGCAATTGGCCGGCATTGATCGCGATTCCGGTGACATTTTGCATCGGCGTTGGCTGTGGCTTGCCGCTCTATCTTTATTTCCGTTCGCGCCCCATCGGCTGA
- the hisC gene encoding histidinol-phosphate transaminase, with protein MMTTIQPQPGILDITPYEGGKAVVGGVSNVVKLSSNENPFGPSPAAKEAVQRSVHELHRYPSTDHAALRTAIAEVHGLDAGRIICGVGSDEILHLICQCYAGPGDEVIHTEHGFAIYRICTLATGARPIEVAEQERVTDVDAILAGCTERTKLVFIANPNNPTGTMIGMAEIERLAAGIPPEALLVLDGAYADYVEGYDGGARLVESRDNVVMTRTFSKLYGLGGMRVGWGYAPQAVIDVLNRIRGPFNLSSTALAAAEAAIRDQAYVEKCRAENTKMRAWLCEALAEHGVPSDTSTANFVLARFGSVKEAEDCDTFLQSQGLIVRRVAGYKLPQALRITVGDEASCRRVAHAVGLFKAGQR; from the coding sequence ATGATGACGACCATTCAACCGCAGCCCGGCATACTCGACATTACACCCTATGAGGGCGGCAAGGCCGTGGTGGGTGGCGTGTCGAACGTCGTCAAGCTTAGCTCGAACGAGAACCCGTTTGGTCCCAGCCCTGCCGCGAAAGAGGCGGTGCAGCGGTCGGTTCACGAATTGCACCGCTATCCGTCGACCGATCACGCGGCGCTGCGCACGGCGATCGCCGAGGTTCACGGGCTGGACGCGGGGCGCATCATCTGCGGCGTCGGCAGCGACGAAATCCTGCACCTGATCTGCCAGTGTTATGCCGGGCCGGGGGATGAGGTGATCCACACCGAACATGGTTTTGCGATCTACCGGATTTGCACGCTGGCGACTGGGGCGCGCCCTATAGAGGTTGCGGAACAGGAACGTGTCACCGATGTTGACGCGATTCTGGCAGGCTGCACTGAGCGGACAAAACTGGTGTTCATCGCCAACCCGAACAACCCCACCGGCACAATGATCGGCATGGCCGAGATCGAGCGGCTGGCCGCGGGCATTCCGCCGGAGGCATTGCTGGTGCTTGACGGGGCCTATGCCGATTATGTCGAAGGGTATGATGGCGGGGCGCGGTTGGTTGAGTCGCGCGACAACGTGGTGATGACCCGTACGTTTTCCAAGCTATATGGCCTGGGCGGAATGCGTGTCGGGTGGGGCTATGCGCCGCAGGCGGTCATCGACGTGCTGAACCGTATTCGCGGCCCGTTCAACCTGTCCAGCACCGCGCTGGCGGCCGCCGAAGCGGCAATCCGCGATCAGGCCTATGTCGAAAAATGCCGGGCCGAGAATACCAAAATGCGCGCCTGGCTCTGCGAGGCGCTGGCCGAACACGGCGTGCCGTCCGACACCTCGACCGCGAATTTTGTGCTGGCCCGGTTCGGGTCCGTCAAAGAGGCCGAGGATTGCGATACTTTCCTGCAAAGTCAGGGGCTGATCGTGCGGCGGGTGGCAGGCTACAAGCTGCCGCAAGCGCTGCGTATCACCGTGGGGGACGAGGCGTCGTGCCGTCGCGTTGCCCATGCCGTGGGATTGTTCAAGGCGGGTCAGCGATGA
- a CDS encoding prephenate/arogenate dehydrogenase family protein: MILETTQQVYGKVALIGLGLIASSMFWAMKRRGVAGSVSGYARSEATRDTARRIGLCDVVCDTAIAAVADADLVVLAVPVGAMGAVAQQIGPHLKPGCTVTDVGSVKKTVIEAVAPHLPQGVHFVPGHPLAGTEHSGPESGFATLFDNRWSLLVPVEGTDPAALDRLRLYWERLGANVDVMDAEHHDLVLAVTSHTPHLIAYTMVGVADDLGRVTDSEVIKYSAAGFRDFTRIAASDPTMWRDVFLNNKEATLEILGRFTEELFALQRAIRTGDGDHLHDYFTRTRAIRRGIIDAGQDTDAPDFGRTKLER, translated from the coding sequence ATGATCCTGGAAACCACGCAACAGGTCTATGGCAAGGTCGCGCTGATTGGCCTTGGCCTGATCGCCTCTTCTATGTTCTGGGCGATGAAACGGCGCGGCGTTGCCGGTAGCGTGTCGGGCTATGCAAGGTCAGAGGCAACCCGCGACACCGCCCGGCGCATCGGGCTATGTGATGTTGTGTGCGACACCGCGATTGCGGCAGTGGCCGATGCCGATCTGGTGGTGCTCGCCGTGCCGGTTGGCGCGATGGGGGCTGTCGCGCAACAGATCGGGCCGCATCTCAAACCCGGCTGCACCGTCACCGATGTCGGATCGGTCAAGAAAACCGTGATCGAGGCGGTCGCGCCGCATCTGCCGCAGGGTGTCCATTTTGTGCCCGGTCATCCGCTGGCCGGGACGGAACATTCGGGACCGGAATCGGGCTTTGCGACTCTCTTTGACAACCGCTGGAGTCTGCTTGTCCCGGTCGAAGGGACGGATCCGGCTGCACTGGATCGGTTGCGGCTTTACTGGGAACGGTTGGGCGCGAATGTCGACGTGATGGATGCCGAACATCATGACCTTGTTCTGGCAGTGACCAGTCACACGCCGCACCTGATTGCCTATACGATGGTGGGTGTCGCCGACGATCTGGGCCGTGTGACCGACAGCGAAGTGATCAAATATTCCGCCGCCGGGTTCCGGGATTTCACCCGGATCGCCGCGTCGGACCCGACGATGTGGCGCGATGTGTTTCTAAACAACAAAGAGGCAACGCTCGAGATTCTGGGAAGGTTCACCGAGGAATTATTTGCCCTGCAACGCGCCATCCGCACTGGCGACGGCGATCACCTGCATGACTATTTTACGCGGACGCGGGCGATCCGGCGTGGTATCATCGACGCGGGACAGGACACGGATGCCCCCGACTTCGGGCGCACCAAATTGGAGCGCTGA
- a CDS encoding alpha-hydroxy acid oxidase — protein MKDTQNDAEIRGIAAQPQAGGYTVSRRISRAHNIADLQRAALRRLPRAIADFIDGGAEDEVTLQRNRQAWAEPRFAPHILTDVTEVDLTTRILDSEWAQPFMIGPTGAAGFLWPDGDLALARAAASAGVPFALSTSANISIEALRASVDGSLWFQCYIFKQRDFSDALIARALAAGYDALVITVDFPVGGNRERDHKNDFTMPFRFTPRIVWDFVIHPRWSLSILRHGTPQLANLQGFAASNDTATVASSVGRNYDAAFNWDDLARIRDRWPRKLIVKGVVRPDDAERLIDLGVDAIVVSNHGGRQLDAGIATLDALPGVVAAARGRVPVLIDGGIRRGSDIVKAIALGASGVLLGRATLFGLAAGGSVGVARALDILRSEVKRTMQFCGVTRVADIGPDILAPARGIDNGD, from the coding sequence ATGAAAGACACTCAGAACGACGCAGAGATTCGGGGCATCGCCGCCCAGCCGCAGGCTGGCGGGTATACTGTGAGCAGACGGATCAGCCGCGCCCACAACATTGCTGATCTGCAAAGGGCGGCATTGCGTCGTCTGCCACGGGCGATTGCCGATTTTATCGACGGCGGTGCCGAAGATGAAGTTACATTGCAGCGCAACCGGCAGGCATGGGCCGAACCCAGGTTTGCGCCGCACATTCTGACAGATGTGACCGAGGTTGACCTGACGACGCGCATCCTCGATTCTGAGTGGGCGCAGCCGTTCATGATCGGGCCGACCGGAGCTGCGGGGTTTCTGTGGCCCGATGGAGATCTGGCGCTGGCCCGGGCGGCTGCCAGCGCAGGCGTACCGTTCGCCCTGTCGACCAGCGCAAACATTTCCATCGAGGCCCTCAGAGCCTCGGTTGACGGATCACTCTGGTTCCAATGCTACATCTTCAAGCAACGTGATTTCAGTGACGCGCTCATCGCGCGCGCCCTTGCCGCAGGGTATGATGCTCTGGTGATTACGGTGGATTTCCCCGTTGGCGGTAATCGTGAGAGGGATCACAAAAACGATTTCACCATGCCGTTCCGCTTTACCCCGCGCATTGTCTGGGATTTTGTGATTCATCCACGCTGGTCGCTGTCGATCCTGCGGCACGGCACACCCCAGCTGGCGAATTTGCAGGGGTTTGCGGCGTCAAATGATACTGCGACCGTCGCCTCTTCGGTTGGGCGAAACTATGACGCGGCGTTCAACTGGGACGATCTTGCCCGCATCCGTGACCGTTGGCCGCGCAAGCTGATCGTCAAAGGCGTGGTGCGGCCTGATGATGCGGAACGGTTGATTGATCTCGGGGTGGACGCCATCGTGGTGTCCAACCATGGCGGTCGCCAGTTGGACGCTGGAATCGCGACACTGGATGCCTTGCCTGGTGTCGTTGCGGCTGCGCGGGGTCGGGTGCCGGTCCTGATTGACGGTGGCATCCGGCGCGGCAGCGATATCGTCAAGGCGATCGCGCTTGGCGCGTCCGGTGTGCTTTTGGGCCGAGCGACGTTGTTCGGCCTGGCGGCGGGCGGGTCGGTGGGCGTGGCCCGTGCGCTCGACATTCTGCGCAGCGAAGTGAAGCGGACGATGCAGTTTTGCGGCGTGACCCGTGTTGCTGACATCGGGCCAGACATCCTCGCCCCAGCGCGAGGGATAGATAATGGAGACTGA
- a CDS encoding TlpA disulfide reductase family protein: MKRFLLALIYTGAVMLANPASADISAAAALRDGDMKKLNFHSEPKPAGTAEFQTFDGAPLTLADYAGKYVLVNFWATWCAPCREEMPQLAELQDLLGGDRFEVVTIATGRNPPPAMKAFFAEIGVTSLPLNRDPKSLLSREMGVLGLPITVILNPEGQEIARLQGDADWASDSAQAVLSSLLETM; encoded by the coding sequence ATGAAACGGTTTCTTCTCGCGCTCATCTATACCGGCGCTGTCATGCTTGCAAACCCGGCCTCTGCCGACATCAGTGCCGCCGCCGCCCTGCGCGACGGGGACATGAAAAAGCTGAACTTCCATTCGGAACCGAAACCGGCCGGAACCGCCGAATTCCAAACCTTTGACGGCGCGCCGCTGACCCTGGCGGATTATGCCGGTAAATATGTGCTGGTGAATTTTTGGGCGACCTGGTGCGCACCCTGCCGCGAGGAGATGCCCCAACTCGCCGAATTGCAGGATCTGCTGGGCGGCGACCGTTTTGAGGTGGTGACCATTGCAACAGGCCGCAACCCGCCCCCGGCGATGAAGGCATTCTTTGCCGAGATTGGCGTGACCAGCCTGCCGCTGAACCGCGATCCAAAATCGCTGTTGTCGCGGGAAATGGGTGTGCTCGGCCTGCCGATTACAGTGATCCTGAACCCCGAAGGTCAGGAAATCGCCCGTTTGCAAGGCGACGCAGACTGGGCGTCGGACAGTGCTCAGGCGGTGCTATCAAGCCTGCTCGAGACCATGTGA